In Pseudobacter ginsenosidimutans, the following are encoded in one genomic region:
- a CDS encoding (Fe-S)-binding protein gives MSIIQQIVFVIAAGFAIWLFAKNISKIRRNILLGKDEDYSDNPSARWRNTLLLAFGQKKMFRNPLVAVLHFVVYAGFVIINAEMLEIMLDGVLGTHRLFAPMLGGFYNFLIDAFEILAFGVLLACAVFLIRRNIIKLKRFISHDLDGWPRSDANYILITEIVLMALFLTLNASDTLLQQRGYSHFAEHPTGNFVISQWMHPLLNGMSNEGLLALERSTWWLHILGVLAFLNYLPYSKHLHIILAFPNAYYARLEPKGKMENMQSIQNEVLYAMQPELAPANAVAPDKFGAKDVMDLSWRNLLDAYSCTECGRCSAACPATQTGKALSPRKIMMDTRDRAEEVGKNIDKNGSFTDDGKSLLHDYISTEELRACTTCNACVQECPVSISPLEIILQLRRYLIMDESNAPQEWNTMFSNIENNFAPWKMSPEDRDKWTETV, from the coding sequence ATGTCTATTATCCAGCAAATAGTTTTTGTAATAGCCGCCGGTTTTGCCATCTGGTTATTTGCAAAAAATATCAGCAAGATCCGCCGTAATATCCTATTGGGAAAAGATGAAGATTACTCCGATAATCCTTCCGCACGCTGGCGCAACACACTATTACTGGCATTTGGACAAAAAAAGATGTTCCGCAATCCCCTGGTGGCCGTCCTGCACTTTGTGGTATATGCCGGGTTTGTGATCATCAATGCCGAGATGCTCGAGATCATGCTCGATGGCGTCCTCGGTACCCACCGTCTCTTTGCTCCCATGCTGGGTGGTTTCTATAATTTCCTGATCGATGCATTTGAGATCCTGGCCTTTGGCGTACTGCTCGCCTGTGCCGTGTTCCTCATCCGACGCAATATCATCAAACTGAAAAGATTCATCAGCCACGACCTGGACGGATGGCCGCGCAGCGATGCCAACTACATCCTTATTACAGAGATCGTGCTCATGGCGCTTTTCCTCACCCTCAATGCATCCGATACGCTGCTGCAACAACGTGGATACAGCCATTTTGCCGAGCACCCCACTGGTAATTTCGTGATCAGTCAGTGGATGCATCCACTGTTGAATGGGATGAGTAACGAAGGTCTTCTTGCACTCGAAAGATCCACCTGGTGGCTGCATATCCTCGGCGTGCTGGCATTCCTGAACTACCTGCCCTACTCGAAACACCTGCATATTATCCTCGCCTTCCCCAATGCCTATTACGCAAGACTGGAGCCCAAAGGCAAAATGGAGAACATGCAGAGCATCCAGAACGAAGTTCTTTATGCCATGCAACCGGAACTGGCTCCTGCCAATGCCGTTGCTCCTGATAAATTCGGTGCGAAAGATGTGATGGACCTCAGCTGGCGCAACCTCCTGGATGCTTACAGCTGCACGGAGTGCGGCCGCTGTTCGGCAGCTTGTCCTGCCACACAGACCGGTAAAGCTCTTTCACCACGCAAGATCATGATGGATACCCGCGACCGTGCCGAAGAAGTAGGAAAGAATATCGATAAGAATGGCAGCTTCACAGACGATGGCAAATCACTCCTTCACGATTATATTTCTACTGAAGAACTCCGAGCCTGCACTACCTGCAATGCCTGTGTACAGGAATGTCCGGTAAGCATCAGTCCGCTGGAGATCATATTGCAACTTCGCCGTTACCTGATCATGGACGAAAGCAATGCGCCACAGGAATGGAACACCATGTTCAGCAATATCGAGAACAATTTCGCTCCCTGGAAGATGAGCCCCGAAGACCGGGATAAATGGACAGAGACGGTGTAG
- a CDS encoding LysE family translocator encodes MQLLRIFCVGLGISFLGTLPLGTLNVAAMQIAVTDGIRPALGFSLGALLVEICYVRLSLVAMDWVRKQEKLFRWLNWITLVIIVALAVSSFIAAAHPSGEGKNVILSNTMPRFFLGITMSAINPVQIPFWFGWSTVLFAKNILLPKASHYNAYISGIGFGTFLGNAVFIFGGRMIVNTLNGNQNVLNYVIGGVFAVTAIVQGYRMMRKKTTSETRNETLF; translated from the coding sequence ATGCAGTTACTTCGCATTTTTTGTGTTGGACTTGGCATCAGTTTCCTGGGCACATTACCGCTGGGAACGCTGAATGTGGCAGCCATGCAGATAGCAGTAACAGATGGGATACGCCCCGCGCTTGGGTTTTCGCTGGGCGCCCTGCTGGTGGAGATCTGTTATGTGAGATTATCGCTGGTGGCGATGGATTGGGTAAGGAAACAGGAAAAACTTTTTCGCTGGCTGAACTGGATCACGCTGGTGATCATCGTGGCGCTGGCAGTTTCTTCTTTTATTGCAGCAGCGCACCCTTCCGGCGAAGGCAAGAATGTGATATTGAGTAATACAATGCCGAGATTCTTTTTAGGGATCACGATGAGCGCGATCAATCCGGTACAGATCCCATTCTGGTTTGGTTGGAGTACGGTGTTGTTTGCGAAGAATATTTTGTTGCCGAAAGCATCGCATTACAATGCATATATTTCGGGAATCGGATTTGGCACTTTTCTGGGTAATGCTGTTTTTATTTTTGGTGGAAGGATGATAGTAAATACCCTGAATGGAAATCAGAATGTGCTGAATTATGTAATAGGGGGAGTGTTTGCGGTTACGGCGATTGTTCAGGGGTATAGGATGATGAGGAAGAAAACTACAAGTGAAACCCGGAATGAAACTCTCTTTTAA